In Cervus canadensis isolate Bull #8, Minnesota chromosome 6, ASM1932006v1, whole genome shotgun sequence, one DNA window encodes the following:
- the LOC122443481 gene encoding putative uncharacterized protein FRMD6-AS1, which produces MAPSDTGLRSRVSLPPELSPAGWGRQFGLSFVLAIRNDGGEATGRGGGPSGGGLAITSSSPPVPHPPAHPPLRTPVFRRFYAQWRRPRRGRQAFPANCLSRSSGFMHKNLADKE; this is translated from the coding sequence ATGGCCCCCTCTGACACCGGCCTTCGCTCCCGGGTATCTCTGCCTCCCGAGCTCAGTCCGGCTGGCTGGGGGCGGCAGTTTGGCCTGAGCTTCGTTTTAGCAATTCGGAACGACGGAGGGGAGGCCACTGGGCGAGGAGGCGGTCCCAGCGGAGGCGGCTTAGCGATTACTTCCTCCAGTCCTCCCGTCCCGCACCCACCTGCCCATCCACCCCTCAGGACGCCGGTCTTTCGCCGGTTTTATGCTCAATGGAGGAGGCCCCGCCGAGGAAGGCAAGCCTTCCCCGCTAACTGCCTCTCCAGGTCTTCAG